In Rahnella variigena, one DNA window encodes the following:
- a CDS encoding PqiB family protein codes for MQQETPNTPTEARIKHRRRISPFWLLPFIALLIAGWLIYSNYQERGNTVTIDFQSAAGIVAGRTPVRYQGVEVGTVESISLTKDLRTIQVKVSIKSDLSDALREGTQFWLVTPKASLAGVSGLDALVGGNYIGMMPGPGKEKDHFVALDTQPKFRLNTGELMVHLHAKDLGSLNTGSLVYYRKIPVGKVYDYDIESGNEGVTIDVLVDKRFANLVKENTRFWNVSGFKADLSLSGAKVQMESLAALVNGAIAMDSPNDGKQAKADQSYVLYPDLAQSQRGVEINLDLPDGNGLSEDQTPLMYQGLQVGTLTKITLQPDNKVTGKLTVDPSVLDMMRTGTRIEMNSPKISLNNANLSQLLTGNTLELIPGDGEPQKHFVVLDSNQRLLQNPDILKVQLIAPQSYGIDAGQPIKLYGLNVGTIIDRTLTDEGIVFNVAIKPEYKNLLHKDSKFVVNSRVDVKLGVDGMEVLGASAQEWVDGGVRIIPGTKGAPAQKYPLYSNAEKAAEGIQGEQPGATLTLTAKSLPDVQTGSVVLYRKFQVGQIVNVRPKANEFEVDVYIQPQYRNLLTEKTIFWAEGGAKVQLNGNGLTVQASPLDRALKGAISFDNLDGVTASKGAKRVLYDSETSARAVGSQITLNTYDASKLSAGMPIRYLGITIGQVESLKLDPQLNQVSAKAVLYPEYVENFARRGTRFSIVSPEISAGGVSNLDTLLQPYINVEAGKGAPARNFDLQDSTITDSRYTDGLGIVVDAAEVGSLQIGTPVLFRGIEVGTVSGFYLGAMADRVNVTLRISKKYQYLVRENSVFWLASGYDLQFGLTGGVFKSGTFQQFIRGGIAFATPPTTPLAPKAANGNHFLLNPEAPKDWQKWGTAIPRN; via the coding sequence ATGCAACAGGAAACGCCGAATACACCGACTGAAGCACGTATTAAACACAGACGCCGGATTTCGCCGTTCTGGCTTCTGCCGTTTATCGCTTTACTGATCGCCGGATGGTTGATTTACAGCAACTATCAGGAACGTGGGAACACTGTGACTATCGATTTCCAGTCAGCGGCAGGTATTGTCGCTGGCCGTACGCCGGTGCGTTATCAGGGCGTGGAAGTTGGCACGGTGGAATCCATCAGCCTGACGAAAGACCTGCGCACTATTCAGGTGAAAGTCAGTATTAAAAGTGACTTGTCTGACGCCCTGCGTGAAGGCACACAGTTCTGGCTGGTCACTCCGAAAGCGTCACTTGCCGGCGTTTCGGGACTTGATGCGCTGGTGGGCGGTAACTACATCGGCATGATGCCAGGGCCGGGAAAAGAGAAAGACCATTTTGTGGCGCTCGATACACAGCCTAAATTCCGCCTCAATACCGGCGAACTGATGGTCCATCTGCATGCCAAAGATCTGGGTTCGCTGAACACCGGTTCGCTGGTTTATTACCGTAAAATTCCGGTCGGTAAGGTTTACGATTACGATATTGAAAGTGGCAATGAAGGCGTAACCATCGACGTACTGGTCGACAAACGCTTTGCTAATCTGGTCAAAGAAAATACGCGTTTCTGGAACGTTTCAGGCTTTAAGGCAGATTTGAGTCTGAGCGGAGCGAAAGTTCAGATGGAAAGTCTGGCAGCACTGGTGAATGGCGCGATCGCTATGGATTCCCCGAATGACGGGAAACAGGCAAAAGCCGATCAGTCATACGTGCTCTATCCGGATCTGGCGCAAAGCCAGCGTGGTGTGGAAATCAATCTGGATTTACCCGATGGTAACGGGCTATCCGAAGACCAGACACCACTGATGTATCAGGGCTTACAAGTCGGTACGCTGACCAAAATCACGTTACAGCCGGATAATAAAGTCACCGGTAAACTGACGGTCGATCCTTCAGTGCTCGACATGATGCGTACCGGCACGCGCATTGAAATGAACAGTCCGAAAATCAGCCTCAATAATGCCAATCTCAGCCAGTTGCTAACCGGTAATACGCTGGAACTGATCCCCGGCGACGGTGAGCCGCAAAAGCATTTTGTGGTGCTCGACAGTAATCAGCGATTGTTGCAGAACCCTGACATACTCAAAGTTCAGCTGATTGCACCGCAGAGTTACGGTATTGATGCGGGACAGCCCATTAAACTTTACGGCCTCAACGTCGGTACAATTATTGACCGGACGCTAACAGATGAAGGCATTGTGTTTAATGTTGCTATCAAGCCGGAATATAAAAACTTGCTGCATAAAGACAGCAAGTTTGTGGTCAACAGCCGGGTTGATGTGAAACTGGGTGTCGATGGTATGGAAGTCCTTGGTGCCAGCGCTCAGGAATGGGTCGATGGTGGTGTGCGTATTATTCCAGGCACCAAAGGCGCACCTGCACAAAAATATCCGCTTTACAGTAATGCCGAAAAAGCTGCCGAAGGCATTCAGGGCGAGCAACCGGGCGCCACGCTAACACTGACAGCTAAAAGCCTGCCTGATGTTCAGACAGGTTCAGTCGTGCTTTACCGGAAGTTCCAGGTAGGCCAGATAGTCAATGTCCGTCCTAAAGCCAATGAATTTGAAGTTGATGTATATATTCAGCCGCAATATCGCAACCTGCTGACAGAGAAGACGATTTTCTGGGCAGAAGGTGGCGCAAAAGTGCAGCTCAACGGCAACGGGCTGACCGTTCAGGCCTCACCGCTGGATCGCGCGCTTAAAGGCGCTATCAGCTTCGATAATCTTGATGGCGTCACCGCCAGCAAAGGGGCGAAGCGTGTTCTGTATGATTCAGAAACTTCGGCACGCGCAGTTGGCAGCCAGATAACGCTGAATACTTATGATGCCAGTAAGCTTTCCGCCGGCATGCCTATTCGTTATCTGGGCATCACCATCGGTCAGGTGGAGTCGCTGAAACTGGATCCGCAACTGAATCAGGTTTCCGCCAAAGCCGTGTTGTATCCGGAATATGTTGAAAACTTTGCCCGCCGCGGAACCCGGTTCTCAATCGTTTCACCGGAAATTTCGGCCGGTGGCGTCAGCAATCTCGATACGCTTCTCCAGCCCTACATTAACGTAGAAGCAGGCAAAGGCGCGCCAGCGCGCAACTTTGATTTGCAGGACTCCACCATCACCGACTCGCGCTACACGGATGGTCTGGGTATCGTGGTCGATGCCGCCGAAGTCGGTTCATTACAAATCGGCACGCCGGTGCTGTTCCGCGGAATTGAAGTCGGTACCGTATCTGGCTTCTATCTGGGCGCCATGGCGGACCGCGTGAATGTGACGCTTCGGATCAGTAAAAAATATCAATATCTGGTGCGGGAAAACTCCGTGTTCTGGCTGGCCTCTGGCTACGACCTGCAATTCGGTCTGACCGGTGGCGTGTTCAAAAGCGGCACATTCCAGCAATTTATTCGCGGAGGTATCGCCTTTGCGACGCCGCCAACCACGCCACTGGCGCCGAAAGCCGCCAACGGTAATCATTTCCTGCTCAATCCTGAAGCACCAAAAGACTGGCAGAAATGGGGAACGGCAATCCCGAGAAATTAA
- the yebS gene encoding membrane integrity lipid transport subunit YebS yields MKIHTISAQIPQIRYQRCSECDTLFTLPSLQRTQTAHCPRCNAKVEKGRVCSLPRLITMAISILLLMPFAYTEPLISIRLLGTRIDASLLEGIWQMSQQGDPVTASMVAFCTIGAPLTLAVSILYLHFGSKLGMNLKPVLLMLDRLKDWVMLDIYLVGMAVASIKVKEYADINVGIALAAYLMMTLMVTLTMINLNIEQLWEEFYPQRQPKGLPSSLRLCLACKFTGIPDERGRCPRCHVPMRLRYKHSLQKTWAALIAAIVFLIPANLLPISIIYANGQQLKDTIFSGVVSLATSGNVPIAAIVFIASVLVPFTKVIVMLTLLLSIHFKAIQGLKTRIRLFRLVHWIGRWSMLDLFVISLMMSLVNRDQLLSFTMGPAAFYFGAAVILTVLAVEWLDSRLIWDAHATGNAEYTD; encoded by the coding sequence ATGAAAATACACACAATTTCAGCCCAGATACCACAGATTCGCTATCAGCGATGCAGCGAGTGTGACACGCTTTTCACACTTCCGTCGCTGCAACGCACGCAGACAGCTCATTGTCCGCGTTGTAACGCGAAAGTTGAAAAAGGCAGGGTTTGTTCCCTGCCGCGACTGATCACGATGGCTATCAGCATATTATTGCTGATGCCGTTCGCGTATACCGAACCGCTGATCAGCATTCGTCTGCTGGGGACTCGCATTGACGCCAGTTTGCTTGAAGGTATCTGGCAGATGTCGCAACAGGGGGATCCCGTGACCGCCAGCATGGTGGCCTTTTGTACCATCGGTGCGCCGCTGACACTCGCAGTATCCATTCTTTATTTGCATTTTGGCAGCAAACTTGGGATGAATCTGAAACCAGTGCTGCTGATGCTCGATCGCCTCAAAGACTGGGTGATGCTGGATATTTATCTGGTCGGAATGGCCGTCGCCAGTATCAAGGTTAAAGAGTATGCAGACATCAACGTCGGTATTGCGCTGGCCGCCTATCTGATGATGACGCTGATGGTCACGCTGACCATGATTAATCTCAACATCGAGCAGTTATGGGAAGAATTCTACCCGCAACGTCAGCCAAAAGGATTGCCCTCTTCATTGCGGCTGTGCCTGGCCTGTAAATTCACCGGTATACCGGATGAGCGCGGACGCTGCCCGCGCTGCCATGTTCCGATGCGTCTACGCTATAAGCACAGTTTGCAGAAAACCTGGGCCGCTCTGATTGCCGCCATTGTCTTTTTAATCCCGGCCAATTTACTGCCCATTTCCATCATCTATGCCAACGGGCAACAGCTGAAGGACACTATATTTTCCGGTGTTGTGTCGCTCGCCACATCGGGGAACGTACCGATCGCCGCCATTGTATTTATCGCTAGCGTGCTGGTGCCATTTACCAAAGTGATCGTGATGCTGACGCTGCTTCTCAGCATTCATTTCAAAGCGATTCAGGGACTGAAAACACGTATCCGCCTTTTCCGTCTGGTGCACTGGATAGGACGCTGGTCGATGCTGGATTTGTTTGTTATTTCATTAATGATGTCGCTGGTTAACCGTGACCAGCTTTTGTCTTTTACGATGGGACCGGCCGCCTTTTACTTCGGCGCAGCCGTAATTCTGACCGTTCTTGCCGTTGAATGGCTTGATAGCCGCTTGATTTGGGATGCACATGCAACAGGAAACGCCGAATACACCGACTGA
- the proQ gene encoding RNA chaperone ProQ: protein MENQPKLNSSKEVIAFLAERFPLCFTAEGEARPLKIGIFADLVERVQGEENLSKTQLRSALRLYTSSWRYLYGVKVGAERVDLDGNSCGVLEEQHVEHARKQLEEAKARVQAQRAEQQAKRREAGETTEPRRPRPAGKKPAPRRENAPAAVAGQENRKPRTPRPPREEKREPRQVPVTDISKLQIGQEIKVRAGQSAMDATVLEIAKDGVRVQLSSGLAMIVRAEHLQF, encoded by the coding sequence ATGGAAAATCAACCTAAGTTGAACAGTAGTAAAGAAGTCATCGCCTTTTTGGCTGAGCGGTTCCCGCTCTGTTTTACCGCCGAAGGCGAAGCACGCCCATTAAAGATCGGTATCTTTGCGGATTTGGTCGAGCGCGTGCAAGGTGAAGAGAATCTGAGCAAAACTCAGTTACGCTCTGCTCTGCGTCTGTATACCTCAAGCTGGCGCTATCTGTACGGCGTCAAAGTTGGCGCGGAACGCGTTGACCTTGATGGTAATTCATGTGGCGTTCTCGAAGAGCAGCACGTTGAACATGCCCGTAAACAGTTGGAAGAAGCAAAAGCCCGCGTTCAGGCACAACGTGCAGAACAACAGGCTAAACGTCGTGAAGCCGGTGAAACCACTGAGCCACGTCGTCCACGTCCGGCAGGTAAAAAACCCGCGCCGCGTCGTGAAAATGCGCCCGCTGCTGTAGCTGGTCAGGAAAATCGCAAACCACGTACACCTCGCCCACCGCGTGAGGAAAAACGTGAACCGCGTCAGGTGCCAGTAACAGACATTTCAAAACTGCAAATTGGCCAGGAAATCAAAGTCAGAGCAGGACAGAGTGCAATGGATGCAACCGTTTTGGAAATTGCCAAAGACGGTGTACGCGTTCAACTCTCTTCGGGTCTGGCGATGATCGTGCGCGCAGAACACTTGCAGTTCTGA
- the prc gene encoding carboxy terminal-processing peptidase has translation MNKFVRLSVIAGLLMAGAGLVNTSFAANESAPVTLAQLPNLTQDPQDATVSERVTARLTRSHYRQFDLNADFSAKIFDRYLNMLDYGHNVLMASDVAQFTDKRATLGEELKTGQLTTPYALFNLAQKRRFERYDYALKVLERPMDFTGNDTIELDRTKAPWPKDRAELDKLWDAKVKYDELNLKLTGKNDQEIRDVLSKRYHFAMKRLTQSNSEDVFQLVMNAFAHEIDPHTNYLSPRSTEQFNTEMSLSLEGIGAVLQGDDDYTVINSMVAGGPAAKSKAIAVGDRIVGVGQVQAGKQTPIVDVIGWRLDDVVALIKGPKGSKVRLQILPAGKNAKNHVITLTREKIRLEDRAVKMTIKNVGAQKVAVMDIPGFYVGLTDDVKVQLQKMAKQNVNSLVIDLRTNGGGALTEAVSLSGLFIPSGPVVQVRDNNGRIRQDSDTDGVVYYKGPLVVLVDRFSASASEIFAAAMQDYGRALIVGEPTFGKGTVQQYRSLNRIYDQMLRPEWPALGSVQYTIQKFYRINGGSTQRKGVTPDILMPTGIESIETGEKFEDNALPWDSINAATYTKLGDMKPFLPELLKDHEARIAKDPEFQYIQQDIAHYKALKDKRNIASLNYAQRDKEDKEDDALRLSRLNERFKREGKKPLKSLDDLPKDYVAPDPYLDEADHIAVDLGKLEKAQADQTAAK, from the coding sequence ATGAACAAATTTGTCAGATTAAGCGTTATTGCGGGTCTGTTAATGGCAGGAGCAGGGCTGGTGAACACCAGCTTTGCAGCGAACGAGAGTGCACCGGTGACTCTCGCTCAACTTCCTAATTTAACTCAGGATCCTCAGGATGCAACGGTGAGCGAGCGTGTTACTGCTCGCCTTACCCGTTCACATTATCGTCAGTTCGACCTTAATGCAGATTTCTCAGCGAAAATCTTCGACCGTTACCTCAACATGCTCGATTATGGCCATAACGTATTAATGGCTTCCGATGTCGCACAGTTTACTGATAAACGTGCAACCTTGGGTGAGGAACTGAAAACCGGTCAGTTAACCACGCCATATGCTCTTTTCAATCTGGCTCAAAAACGCCGCTTTGAACGCTATGACTATGCGTTGAAAGTGCTTGAGCGCCCGATGGATTTCACGGGCAACGACACGATTGAACTTGATCGCACTAAAGCACCGTGGCCGAAAGACCGCGCTGAGCTGGACAAATTGTGGGATGCGAAAGTCAAATATGACGAGCTGAACCTCAAACTGACTGGCAAAAACGATCAGGAAATCCGTGACGTGCTCTCCAAGCGTTATCATTTTGCGATGAAACGCCTGACACAAAGTAACAGCGAAGATGTTTTCCAGCTGGTGATGAATGCCTTCGCGCATGAAATCGATCCGCACACCAACTATCTCTCCCCCCGCAGCACCGAGCAGTTTAATACCGAAATGAGCCTGTCTCTGGAAGGTATTGGCGCGGTATTGCAGGGTGACGACGATTACACAGTCATCAATTCGATGGTAGCTGGCGGCCCGGCGGCCAAAAGCAAAGCTATCGCAGTCGGTGACCGTATTGTCGGTGTGGGCCAGGTTCAGGCAGGAAAACAAACGCCAATTGTCGATGTGATTGGCTGGCGTCTTGACGACGTCGTCGCGCTCATCAAAGGGCCGAAAGGCAGCAAAGTCCGTCTGCAAATCTTGCCGGCTGGCAAGAATGCTAAAAACCACGTGATCACGCTGACTCGCGAGAAAATCCGTCTGGAAGACCGCGCAGTTAAAATGACCATTAAGAATGTTGGCGCTCAAAAAGTCGCTGTGATGGACATTCCTGGTTTCTACGTTGGCCTGACGGATGACGTTAAAGTTCAGTTGCAGAAAATGGCGAAGCAGAACGTCAACAGTCTGGTTATCGATCTCCGTACTAACGGTGGTGGTGCTCTGACTGAAGCGGTTTCGCTGTCTGGTCTGTTTATTCCAAGTGGCCCGGTGGTTCAGGTTCGCGATAACAACGGCCGCATCCGTCAGGACAGCGATACCGATGGCGTCGTTTACTATAAAGGCCCGCTGGTGGTACTGGTTGATCGCTTCAGTGCTTCCGCTTCCGAAATCTTTGCAGCTGCAATGCAGGATTATGGTCGTGCGCTGATTGTCGGTGAGCCAACCTTCGGTAAAGGTACCGTTCAGCAATACCGTTCGCTGAACCGTATTTATGACCAGATGCTGCGCCCGGAATGGCCTGCACTCGGTTCCGTGCAATACACTATCCAGAAGTTTTATCGTATCAATGGTGGCAGTACTCAGCGTAAAGGGGTGACCCCGGACATTCTGATGCCAACCGGTATTGAATCGATTGAAACCGGCGAGAAGTTCGAAGATAACGCACTTCCGTGGGATAGCATTAATGCGGCAACTTACACCAAATTAGGCGACATGAAACCGTTCCTGCCTGAATTGCTGAAAGACCATGAAGCCCGTATTGCGAAAGATCCAGAGTTCCAGTACATCCAGCAAGACATTGCTCATTACAAGGCGCTGAAAGACAAACGTAACATCGCCTCTCTGAATTACGCGCAGCGTGATAAAGAAGATAAAGAGGATGATGCCCTGCGTCTTAGCCGTCTGAATGAACGCTTCAAACGTGAAGGTAAGAAGCCGCTTAAATCTCTCGACGATTTGCCGAAAGACTACGTTGCTCCGGATCCTTATCTCGATGAAGCTGACCATATTGCTGTTGATCTCGGCAAACTGGAAAAGGCTCAGGCCGACCAGACTGCTGCGAAATAA
- a CDS encoding GAF domain-containing protein, producing the protein MNKEAFYTELKRDLSALIAGENNFIATLSNASALLFERLEGVNWVGFYLMDGTTLVLGPFQGKIACVRIPVGKGVCGTAVAENTVQRVGDVHAFPGHIACDAASNAEIVLPVTVNGKVIGVLDIDSTVYQRFDEADEQGLTELVSGLCQHLENCDAEKYVNLIVS; encoded by the coding sequence ATGAATAAAGAAGCATTCTACACGGAATTAAAACGTGATTTGAGCGCGTTGATCGCCGGAGAAAACAATTTTATTGCGACTCTGTCGAATGCGAGTGCCTTACTTTTTGAACGTCTTGAAGGCGTTAACTGGGTAGGTTTTTATCTGATGGATGGCACAACGCTGGTGCTGGGGCCATTCCAGGGTAAAATTGCCTGCGTGCGTATTCCGGTAGGAAAAGGTGTTTGCGGTACGGCAGTGGCGGAAAATACTGTGCAACGTGTGGGTGATGTTCATGCCTTCCCGGGCCATATCGCCTGTGACGCAGCAAGTAATGCCGAAATCGTTCTGCCAGTAACAGTAAATGGCAAAGTGATCGGCGTATTAGACATTGATAGCACCGTTTATCAACGCTTCGACGAAGCCGATGAACAGGGGCTGACAGAGTTAGTCAGCGGGCTTTGCCAGCATCTCGAAAACTGCGATGCTGAAAAATATGTCAATCTGATCGTAAGTTGA